In Ignavibacteriales bacterium, one DNA window encodes the following:
- a CDS encoding diheme cytochrome c-553, with protein sequence MKKQMAFVFMVCTFFILVLLQFNCSTKEEKKSMTSEEMVARGKYLVNIGGCNDCHSPKVFTKMGPMPDTTRLLSGFPADSKLNMIDTSITNSKWAYGSMDLTAWVGPWGVSFVANLTPDEATGLGNWTDEIFIKAMRTGKHMGFGREILPPMPWFNVAGLKDEDLKAVFSYLKSLPPIKNRVPDPIPPNMIAQVVNKK encoded by the coding sequence ATGAAAAAACAAATGGCTTTTGTTTTCATGGTCTGTACTTTCTTCATTCTGGTTCTATTGCAATTTAATTGCTCTACAAAAGAAGAAAAGAAATCAATGACAAGTGAAGAAATGGTTGCCAGGGGAAAATATCTTGTTAACATTGGCGGTTGCAATGATTGTCATTCGCCAAAAGTATTTACTAAAATGGGTCCGATGCCGGATACTACCCGACTTTTATCCGGATTCCCCGCTGATAGCAAACTTAATATGATCGATACTTCTATCACTAATTCAAAATGGGCATATGGCAGTATGGATTTAACAGCTTGGGTTGGTCCGTGGGGTGTTTCCTTTGTTGCAAACTTGACCCCCGATGAAGCCACCGGACTTGGAAACTGGACTGATGAAATTTTTATTAAAGCTATGAGAACGGGGAAGCATATGGGATTTGGAAGAGAAATTCTTCCACCAATGCCATGGTTTAATGTTGCTGGTTTAAAAGATGAAGATTTGAAAGCAGTTTTTTCTTATCTAAAATCTTTACCACCGATTAAGAACAGGGTGCCAGATCCTATTCCGCCAAATATGATTGCGCAAGTGGTAAATAAGAAATAA
- a CDS encoding DUF2807 domain-containing protein, producing the protein MKKENFVIISFIITTILITYASSLAEDKTEKFDYKDFKKVEVGWGMHVKINQSNLYSVEVKADESDFKYLKVEKSHETLKFYIDKRNWHPRDDIYITITTPELIGLELSGGSEGRIKMDASEKPFDCELSGGSALKGELKCADISVNLSGGSEVSLSGNAKDLKIEGSCGSEIKLKEFLVSNVNADLSGGSEVTINMNGKLNVDASGGSEVTFYGKAEYGHSDLSGGSSVTQGK; encoded by the coding sequence GTGAAAAAAGAAAACTTTGTAATAATTAGTTTTATCATAACAACCATTCTTATCACTTATGCAAGTTCCTTAGCTGAGGACAAAACAGAAAAATTCGATTATAAGGATTTCAAGAAAGTTGAAGTGGGTTGGGGAATGCATGTTAAAATCAATCAATCAAATTTGTATAGTGTGGAAGTAAAAGCTGATGAATCCGATTTTAAATACTTAAAAGTGGAAAAATCACATGAGACTTTAAAATTTTACATCGACAAAAGGAACTGGCATCCAAGAGATGATATTTATATTACAATAACAACTCCTGAGTTAATTGGTTTAGAGTTAAGCGGTGGTTCGGAAGGAAGAATTAAAATGGATGCTTCGGAAAAACCATTTGATTGTGAGCTATCTGGCGGCTCCGCTCTTAAAGGTGAATTAAAATGTGCTGATATTTCTGTAAATCTTTCCGGTGGAAGTGAAGTTAGTTTATCTGGCAATGCAAAAGATTTGAAAATTGAAGGCTCATGTGGAAGTGAAATTAAGCTAAAAGAATTTTTAGTTTCCAATGTTAACGCTGATCTTTCCGGCGGTAGCGAAGTTACAATTAATATGAATGGAAAACTTAATGTTGATGCAAGTGGTGGTTCCGAAGTTACTTTTTATGGTAAAGCAGAATATGGGCACTCTGATTTAAGCGGCGGGTCATCGGTTACACAAGGTAAATAA
- a CDS encoding T9SS type A sorting domain-containing protein translates to MKKLISIVLLFIFFSQVDFTILSAQDQKPVLVSPLNNSRFQKTKNLELVWQSIAGVDIYRCQYSFDPKFIKIEEDLSFGGNALTISELAPDTIYYWRVKTEASDSLWSDIWNFRTTGKPIQPVLFLPANNSKNNIDSLDFIWNYNEVNKSYILQISLDSNFTSFEANVSSRDTAAPVYYFDANTVYFWRVQALNADFETSQWSSVYKYKTKLGKPNFLSPFNNAHNIDTTVTLKWSRIDSADTYRLQLSLKKDFIEPDILLNKEVYTTEYLLDSLAYNKSYFWRILATNKSKDSSSWSNTFSFKTKLAKPFLLSPANNLKNTDTTLVFVWNQVDSAKNYRIQIAKDNLFKSLFLEKLVDTTTIKITGLKYISDYYWRISARNENKDSSGWSTIRHFKTRLGSPRSIAPIDSARNLDTVLVLKWNPVDSTYSYRLQLSIKNDFIDSDLLLNKEISTTEYLLDSLAYNKSYFWRILATNKSKDSSSWSNTFSFKTKLAKPILLSPANNLKNTDTTLRFAWSQVDSAKSYRIQIAKDNLFKSLFLEKFVDTTTIKITGLKYISDYYWRISARNENKDSSGWSTIRHFKTRLGSPWSIAPTDSARNLDTVLVLKWNPVDAAKFYKLQLSLSNYFQQDSILFDKKLSATSNKFDSLKTNTRFYWRVMTHSNTGDSSLWSKVYNFKTRLSNPRLLSPIDSTLNLDTVITLVWNKIENADKYKLIVAEDNKFANIFFEKDLKVTQIKIDSLLYFKKYFWKVLASNKNKDSSYWSDTSYFKTRLVTPLLISPKDSSRNNQLNLTLSWAAIPGATSYKLQLSDHPLFAEPLIDTSITKVTFKPSHLAFDSLYFWRIRANNLGEDSSLWSKIYRFRTRPSILIIQDSLKKSINLSVSSSDTIGTIIISNAGVNQYVIDSIKIKPDSIFFLSQKNAVIQPNSISKFLLRFNTHKADTGLNRAMLYLIRTNNLSGRDTLKLELAFTLKQSKVGLNSDTLIFDNTAASHLSNKILTIKNIGGNYPLVVNKIFIEGTDTNSYKLIKPVKVIKANDSVSFNVEFKPFKPGKHQALIQLQTNSYPVKNFTVLLVGTGIGGELSPESITAINKVMADTFETFNNNNKKIFFRNIGNDWLNCSIKFPKKRFKVTNDFQNTFSLKPNDTITVGIKYLTPNFDKVSIDTLSIIHNGFGKDTIYLPIDGGIDSLQSVIKLKSNLRFNNEPFNSTLKILEVNQAVTLTLNPSLFTFQNNLDFRIIYYLGGPGVKHYSYNDGNYNFIIPKSDITDKGLIFFGDLISRNINGLIVDSISVFDSIDVQTIIPKLKTVSISVPRSKAAENSQNANVKWTMFGFPFEDVVADSVFKYFGGIKNMKDGEWVVYEYNPSAPDSFSLFNNYYFKETSAYFAAQSLVDTFKISYLYPQNIRSRKLADNVLTFNSNGWKTISSPYFFDVQIDTTLILRKYDPNNKSYKMTNIMKPGEGYFVEPEVKRIKLKTFGKYNPLYFPKILADIGWFVKLTIADETTSNELFFSVFNSNNKLSKSGLVKSEYLIPPKLQNGLEAYITNEILNTKSDVSIKQNAEGATWDFIIGNTIKNNSISIKPEMFGSFPKEYQSVIFDIENNKLLDLKNISIGNSNQHSYRMIIGTEKFVNETLKKFQNEIVKDFRLWQNYPNPFNPSTTINYAVPISGFVTLKIFDVLGKEVTTLVNEEKPAGKYSVEFNANSRTAGLTSGIYFYTLRAGKFIQTKKMVVLK, encoded by the coding sequence ATGAAAAAATTAATATCCATCGTTTTACTTTTTATATTCTTTAGTCAAGTTGATTTTACAATACTATCAGCACAGGATCAAAAACCTGTATTGGTTTCACCTTTAAATAATTCAAGATTTCAAAAAACAAAGAACCTTGAGTTAGTCTGGCAATCAATTGCAGGTGTTGATATATACCGGTGTCAATATTCGTTCGACCCAAAATTTATTAAAATAGAAGAGGATTTATCTTTTGGTGGGAATGCGCTCACGATTTCGGAACTTGCTCCGGACACGATATATTATTGGCGTGTAAAAACAGAAGCATCCGATTCTTTATGGTCGGACATTTGGAACTTTAGAACAACCGGAAAACCAATACAACCTGTTTTATTTTTGCCAGCGAACAATTCTAAAAACAATATTGATTCGCTTGATTTTATATGGAATTATAATGAAGTAAATAAGAGTTACATTTTACAAATTTCTCTCGATTCTAACTTTACAAGTTTTGAAGCTAATGTTTCTTCCAGGGATACTGCTGCCCCGGTTTACTATTTTGATGCTAACACAGTTTACTTTTGGCGGGTACAAGCATTAAATGCTGATTTTGAAACCAGCCAATGGTCTTCAGTTTATAAATACAAAACAAAGCTGGGTAAACCCAATTTCCTTTCGCCGTTTAATAATGCTCACAACATTGATACTACTGTAACTTTAAAATGGAGCAGGATTGATTCAGCCGATACTTATAGATTGCAGCTTTCGTTAAAAAAGGATTTTATTGAACCAGATATTCTTTTAAATAAAGAAGTTTATACAACAGAATATTTATTGGATTCACTCGCGTATAATAAATCTTATTTCTGGAGAATTCTTGCGACAAATAAATCTAAAGATTCCAGTTCCTGGTCAAATACTTTTTCGTTCAAAACAAAACTGGCAAAACCATTTCTACTTTCACCAGCAAACAATCTGAAAAATACTGACACTACTTTAGTTTTTGTATGGAATCAAGTTGACTCAGCAAAAAATTATCGTATACAAATTGCGAAGGATAATTTATTCAAATCACTTTTCCTTGAAAAATTAGTTGATACTACAACAATTAAAATTACCGGATTAAAATATATCTCTGATTATTACTGGCGGATTAGTGCAAGAAATGAAAATAAAGATTCCAGCGGTTGGTCAACTATACGACATTTTAAAACCAGGCTGGGTTCGCCCCGGAGTATTGCGCCAATAGATAGCGCAAGAAATCTGGATACAGTTTTAGTTTTAAAATGGAATCCGGTTGATTCTACGTACAGTTACAGATTACAGCTTTCCATAAAAAATGATTTTATAGATTCAGACCTTCTTTTAAATAAAGAAATTTCCACAACAGAATATTTATTGGATTCACTCGCGTATAATAAATCATATTTCTGGAGAATTCTTGCGACAAATAAATCTAAAGATTCCAGTTCCTGGTCAAATACTTTTTCGTTCAAAACAAAACTGGCAAAACCAATTCTACTTTCACCAGCAAACAATCTGAAAAATACTGACACTACTTTAAGATTTGCCTGGAGTCAAGTTGACTCAGCAAAAAGTTATCGTATACAAATTGCGAAGGATAATTTATTCAAATCACTTTTCCTTGAAAAGTTTGTTGATACTACAACAATTAAAATTACCGGATTAAAATATATCTCTGATTATTACTGGCGGATTAGTGCAAGAAATGAAAATAAAGATTCCAGCGGTTGGTCAACTATACGGCATTTTAAAACCAGGTTGGGTTCGCCCTGGAGTATAGCGCCAACAGATAGCGCAAGAAATCTGGATACTGTTTTGGTTTTAAAATGGAATCCAGTTGATGCTGCAAAGTTTTACAAATTACAATTGTCCCTATCAAACTATTTCCAGCAAGATTCTATTTTATTTGACAAAAAGCTGAGTGCTACATCAAATAAGTTTGATTCGCTTAAAACCAATACTCGCTTTTACTGGAGAGTGATGACTCATAGCAATACTGGTGATTCTTCTTTATGGTCGAAAGTCTACAACTTCAAAACAAGGCTTTCTAATCCTCGGTTACTATCACCCATAGACAGCACTTTAAACCTTGATACAGTTATAACATTAGTTTGGAATAAAATTGAAAACGCCGATAAATATAAACTTATAGTTGCTGAAGATAATAAGTTTGCAAATATCTTTTTTGAAAAGGATTTAAAAGTAACTCAGATTAAAATCGATTCTCTATTATACTTTAAAAAATATTTCTGGAAAGTTTTGGCAAGCAATAAAAATAAAGATTCAAGTTATTGGTCCGATACATCTTACTTTAAAACAAGACTGGTTACACCTTTGTTGATTTCTCCAAAAGACAGCTCCAGGAATAATCAGCTTAATTTAACATTATCGTGGGCTGCAATACCAGGTGCAACCAGCTATAAATTACAATTATCTGATCATCCATTATTTGCAGAACCACTTATAGACACATCCATAACTAAAGTTACTTTTAAACCATCCCACTTGGCTTTTGATTCTTTGTACTTCTGGAGAATTAGAGCAAATAATTTGGGTGAAGACTCAAGCCTGTGGTCAAAAATTTATAGATTTAGAACAAGACCTTCAATTTTAATTATTCAGGATTCACTAAAGAAAAGCATAAATCTTTCTGTAAGTTCTTCGGATACTATCGGAACAATCATAATATCAAATGCAGGTGTAAACCAGTATGTAATTGATTCGATTAAAATTAAACCTGATTCCATTTTTTTCCTTAGTCAAAAGAATGCGGTCATTCAACCAAATTCTATTTCAAAATTTCTTTTAAGATTTAACACACACAAAGCGGATACCGGATTAAACCGTGCAATGCTTTACCTGATTAGGACAAACAATTTATCGGGAAGAGATACTTTAAAGCTTGAATTAGCTTTTACCTTAAAGCAATCAAAAGTCGGACTAAACAGCGATACTTTAATATTTGATAATACTGCTGCTTCCCATCTTTCAAATAAAATTTTAACAATTAAAAACATTGGTGGGAATTATCCATTAGTAGTTAATAAAATATTTATTGAAGGGACCGACACAAATTCTTACAAACTGATAAAGCCGGTAAAAGTGATTAAGGCAAATGATAGCGTTTCGTTCAATGTTGAATTCAAACCATTTAAACCTGGGAAGCACCAGGCTCTAATTCAATTACAAACTAATTCCTACCCGGTAAAGAACTTTACAGTATTATTAGTTGGAACCGGAATTGGAGGTGAATTATCACCTGAATCGATTACAGCTATCAATAAAGTTATGGCTGATACTTTTGAAACATTTAATAACAACAATAAAAAAATATTCTTTAGAAATATTGGGAACGACTGGTTGAATTGTTCTATCAAATTTCCTAAAAAACGATTTAAAGTTACAAATGATTTCCAAAACACTTTTAGCCTAAAACCGAATGATACAATTACAGTAGGAATAAAATATTTAACTCCAAATTTTGACAAAGTAAGCATTGACACTTTAAGCATCATTCATAATGGCTTTGGCAAAGACACTATTTATCTTCCAATCGATGGTGGGATTGATAGCCTTCAATCTGTTATAAAACTAAAAAGCAATTTGCGTTTTAATAATGAACCATTCAATTCTACTCTTAAAATACTTGAAGTTAATCAAGCGGTTACATTAACTCTAAATCCATCGTTGTTTACTTTCCAGAATAATCTGGATTTCAGAATTATATATTACCTCGGCGGACCCGGTGTAAAACATTATTCCTACAATGATGGAAACTACAATTTCATAATTCCAAAATCAGACATTACGGACAAGGGATTAATTTTCTTTGGCGATTTGATTTCAAGAAACATCAATGGTTTAATTGTAGATTCCATTTCAGTTTTTGATTCAATTGATGTGCAGACAATTATCCCAAAATTAAAAACAGTAAGCATTTCAGTACCACGTTCTAAAGCAGCAGAAAATTCGCAAAATGCTAATGTGAAATGGACTATGTTTGGTTTTCCATTTGAAGATGTTGTCGCTGATTCTGTTTTCAAATACTTTGGTGGAATTAAAAATATGAAGGATGGTGAATGGGTTGTTTATGAATACAATCCCTCTGCACCAGATTCTTTTTCGCTATTCAACAATTACTACTTTAAAGAAACCTCTGCTTATTTTGCTGCACAATCTCTGGTTGATACTTTCAAAATCTCTTATTTGTATCCACAGAATATCCGGAGCAGAAAATTAGCTGATAACGTTTTAACTTTTAATAGCAATGGCTGGAAGACAATTTCATCACCTTACTTTTTTGATGTTCAAATTGATACGACTTTGATCTTACGGAAATATGACCCAAATAATAAAAGCTATAAGATGACTAATATTATGAAACCCGGCGAAGGATACTTTGTTGAACCGGAAGTAAAAAGAATTAAATTAAAAACTTTTGGGAAATATAATCCACTATACTTTCCAAAAATTTTAGCTGATATTGGATGGTTCGTTAAGCTAACCATTGCAGATGAAACAACCTCAAATGAATTGTTTTTCTCAGTCTTCAACTCCAATAATAAACTTTCAAAATCTGGTTTGGTAAAAAGTGAATATTTAATTCCCCCAAAATTGCAAAATGGATTGGAGGCTTATATAACTAACGAAATATTGAACACTAAATCCGACGTTAGTATAAAACAAAATGCTGAAGGAGCAACCTGGGATTTTATAATTGGAAACACAATTAAGAATAATTCAATAAGTATTAAACCGGAAATGTTTGGTAGCTTTCCAAAAGAATATCAATCTGTAATTTTTGATATTGAAAATAATAAACTGCTCGATTTAAAAAATATTAGCATCGGCAATTCTAATCAGCATTCATATAGAATGATTATTGGAACGGAAAAATTTGTAAATGAAACCTTAAAGAAATTTCAAAATGAAATAGTAAAAGATTTTCGCTTGTGGCAGAATTACCCAAATCCTTTTAATCCATCAACAACAATTAATTATGCTGTACCAATTAGCGGATTTGTTACCTTGAAAATATTTGATGTTCTTGGAAAAGAAGTTACTACTTTGGTAAATGAAGAAAAACCAGCCGGGAAATACTCGGTTGAGTTTAATGCAAATTCCCGCACAGCGGGATTAACAAGTGGAATTTACTTTTATACTTTACGTGCTGGAAAATTTATTCAGACCAAAAAAATGGTTGTTCTAAAATAA
- a CDS encoding phosphatase PAP2 family protein: MKLKFITSAKIIFIVFIILIIIVILYNHGEKGNRFNSVDRLRDKVVEKIKTDSSRITEIKAENKNTFLNKEKHNKIQKHLENCQSSGIPEELHILDDSSSTNKIIEKDSSSKEIVSLEIIHNPTSPKIIQIPSQVILQGEKFISLDLNMFVIDSIDKPEEIKWTVSNSKNLNVKISLSNKLIIDVINKDWFGVDTILLTAVNSANLFSSTKIVLEVREVELIDRYPIKPIKDVLVIGVEDVLSLVINPVKWNTEDIIFASSILAGTLALTTLDKRVQDEIIKNGSYSKNTLLDVGKFYGETYTSQLAGVGVALYGIASSDKKATRIGLEIFESYLIADRINYLIKHMFGRERPFTNKGELTFNLFTSRSNSYNSLPSGHATLAFSLSTVLSSCTDDYYLKALIFAPAVLSAVSRVYQNYHWASDVFLGGAVGFIVGNYLVNRHNNIISNKLSFGFDGQGRVGFVYRF; this comes from the coding sequence ATGAAATTAAAATTTATCACCAGCGCTAAAATCATTTTTATAGTTTTTATTATACTAATCATAATAGTTATCTTATATAATCATGGAGAGAAGGGGAATCGGTTTAATTCAGTTGATCGTTTGAGGGATAAGGTAGTTGAGAAAATTAAAACTGATTCAAGTAGAATTACAGAAATAAAAGCAGAAAACAAGAATACATTTCTAAATAAAGAGAAGCACAACAAAATCCAAAAGCATTTAGAGAATTGTCAATCATCTGGTATTCCAGAAGAACTACATATATTAGATGATTCAAGTTCAACAAATAAGATTATAGAAAAAGATTCTTCTTCAAAGGAAATTGTATCTTTAGAAATCATTCATAATCCAACCTCACCTAAAATAATTCAGATTCCATCGCAAGTTATTTTACAAGGTGAAAAATTTATATCTCTCGATTTGAACATGTTTGTTATTGATTCAATAGATAAACCGGAAGAAATAAAGTGGACAGTTAGCAACAGTAAAAATTTAAATGTCAAAATAAGTCTATCTAATAAATTGATAATCGATGTAATTAATAAAGATTGGTTTGGCGTTGATACAATATTATTAACTGCCGTTAATAGTGCAAATCTTTTTTCATCAACAAAAATTGTTTTAGAAGTTAGAGAGGTTGAACTTATTGATCGTTATCCAATTAAGCCAATTAAAGATGTACTCGTTATTGGAGTTGAAGATGTTTTATCTTTAGTAATAAATCCGGTAAAGTGGAATACAGAAGATATTATTTTTGCGTCTTCAATACTGGCTGGAACTTTAGCCCTTACAACACTGGATAAGCGAGTTCAGGATGAAATTATTAAAAATGGAAGTTACAGTAAAAACACACTATTGGATGTCGGAAAATTCTACGGGGAAACATATACATCTCAACTTGCTGGTGTTGGAGTTGCTTTGTATGGAATTGCTTCCAGTGATAAAAAAGCGACCAGAATTGGGTTGGAGATATTTGAATCATACTTGATAGCAGACCGGATAAATTATTTGATTAAGCATATGTTTGGAAGAGAAAGACCTTTTACTAACAAAGGCGAGTTGACATTTAACTTATTTACATCGCGCTCAAACAGTTATAACTCATTGCCCTCGGGGCATGCTACTTTAGCTTTTTCGCTATCTACTGTGTTATCTTCCTGTACTGATGATTATTATCTGAAAGCATTAATTTTTGCTCCAGCAGTTTTATCCGCTGTTTCCAGAGTATATCAAAATTACCATTGGGCTTCCGATGTTTTTCTTGGTGGTGCCGTTGGTTTTATAGTCGGCAATTATTTGGTGAACAGACACAACAATATTATTTCAAACAAACTTTCATTTGGATTTGATGGGCAGGGAAGAGTTGGTTTTGTTTATAGATTTTAA